One part of the Ursus arctos isolate Adak ecotype North America unplaced genomic scaffold, UrsArc2.0 scaffold_14, whole genome shotgun sequence genome encodes these proteins:
- the LRRN1 gene encoding leucine-rich repeat neuronal protein 1 has protein sequence MARMSFVLAACQLVLGLLMTSLTGSSLQNSECPQLCVCEIRPWFTPQSTYREATTVDCNDLRLTRIPSNLSSDTQVLLLQSNNIAKTVDELQQLFNLTELDFSQNNFTNIKEVGLANLTQLTTLHLEENQITEMTDYCLQDLSNLQELYINHNQISAISANAFSGLKNLLRLHLNSNKLKVIDSRWFDSTPNLEILMIGENPVIGILDMNFKPLSNLRSLVLAGMYLTDIPGNALVGLDSLESLSFYDNKLVKVPQLALQKVPNLKFLDLNKNPIHKIQEGDFKNMLRLKELGINNMGELVSVDRYALDNLPELTKLEATNNPKLSYIHRLAFRSVPALESLMLNNNALNAVYQKTVESLPNLREISIHSNPLRCDCVIHWINSNKTNIRFMEPLSMFCAMPPEYRGQQVKEVLIQDSSEQCLPMISHDTFPNHLNMDIGTTVFLDCRAMAEPEPEIYWVTPLGNKITVDTLSDKYKLSSEGTLEISNIQIEDSGRYTCVAQNVEGADTRVVTIKVNGTLLDGTQVLKIYVKQTESHSILVSWKVNSNVMTSNLKWSSATMKIDNPHITYTARVPVDVHEYNLTHLQPSTDYEVCLTVSNIHQQTQKSCVNVTTKNAAFALDISDQETSTALAAVMGSMFAIISLASIAVYIAKRFKRKNYHHSLKKYMQKTSSIPLNELYPPLINLWEGDSEKDKDGSADTKPTQVDTSRSYYMW, from the coding sequence ATGGCTAGGATGAGCTTTGTTTTAGCAGCTTGCCAATTGGTGCTGGGCTTGCTAATGACTTCATTAACTGGGTCGTCCCTACAAAATAGTGAGTGTCCACAACTTTGTGTATGTGAAATTAGGCCCTGGTTTACCCCGCAGTCAACATACAGAGAAGCCACTACTGTTGATTGCAATGATCTCCGCTTAACAAGGATTCCCAGCAACCTTTCTAGTGATACCCAAGTGCTTCTCTTACAGAGCAATAACATCGCAAAGACCGTGGATGAGCTCCAGCAGCTTTTCAACTTGACTGAGCTAGATTTCTCCCAAAAcaactttacaaatattaaggAGGTAGGGCTGGCAAACCTGACCCAGCTCACTACTCTACATTTGGAGGAAAATCAGATTACAGAAATGACTGATTACTGCCTGCAAGACCTCAGCAACCTTCAAGAACTCTATATCAACCATAACCAGATTAGCGCTATTTCTGCAAATGCTTTTTCAggcttaaaaaatcttttaaggcTTCACTTGAACTCCAATAAATTGAAAGTTATCGATAGCCGCTGGTTTGATTCAACACCCAACCTGGAAATTCTCATGATTGGGGAAAACCCTGTGATTGGAATTCTAGATATGAACTTTAAACCCCTCTCAAATTTGAGAAGCCTGGTTTTGGCAGGAATGTATCTCACTGATATTCCTGGAAATGCCTTGGTGGGCTTGGATAGCCTTGAAAGCCTGTCTTTTTATGATAACAAACTGGTCAAAGTTCCTCAGCTTGCCCTGCAAAAGGttccaaatttaaaattcttagacCTCAACAAAAACCCCATTCACAAAATCCAAGAAGGGGATTTCAAAAATATGCTTCGGCTAAAAGAACTGGGAATCAACAATATGGGGGAACTCGTTTCTGTGGATCGCTATGCCCTTGATAACTTGCCTGAACTCACAAAGTTAGAAGCCACCAATAACCCCAAATTATCTTATATCCACCGCTTGGCTTTTCGAAGTGTTCCTGCCCTAGAAAGCTTGATGTTGAACAACAATGCCTTGAATGCCGTTTACCAAAAGACGGTAGAATCCCTTCCCAATCTTCGTGAGATCAGTATCCACAGCAATCCCCTGAGGTGTGATTGTGTCATCCACTGGATTAACTCCAACAAGACCAACATCCGCTTCATGGAGCCATTGTCCATGTTCTGTGCCATGCCCCCTGAATATAGAGGGCAGCAGGTAAAGGAAGTTTTAATCCAGGATTCAAGCGAACAGTGCCTCCCAATGATAtctcatgacacatttccaaatcATTTAAACATGGATATTGGCACAACAGTTTTCCTAGACTGTAGGGCCATGGCTGAGCCAGAACCCGAAATTTACTGGGTCACTCCTCTTGGAAATAAGATAACTGTGGATACACTTTCAGATAAATATAAGCTAAGTAGTGAAGGTACTTTAGAAATATCTAACATACAAATTGAAGACTCAGGAAGATATACTTGTGTTGCCCAGAACGTCGAAGGGGCCGACACACGTGTGGTAACAATTAAGGTTAATGGAACCCTTCTGGATGGTACCCAGGTGCTGAAAATATATGTCAAGCAGACAGAATCTCATTCCATTTTAGTGTCCTGGAAAGTTAATTCCAATGTCATGACATCAAACTTAAAATGGTCATCTGCCACCATGAAGATTGACAATCCTCACATAACATATACTGCCAGGGTCCCAGTAGATGTTCATGAGTACAACCTAACACATCTGCAGCCTTCCACAGATTATGAAGTGTGTCTCACAGTGTCTAATATTCATCAGCAGACTCAAAAGTCATGTGTTAATGTCACAACTAAAAACGCTGCCTTTGCACTGGACATTTCTGATCAAGAAACAAGTACAGCCCTTGCTGCAGTAATGGGGTCCATGTTTGCCATCATTAGCCTTGCGTCCATTGCTGTGTACATTGCCAAAAGGTTTAAGAGAAAAAACTACCACCATTCATTAAAAAAGTATATGCAAAAAACTTCTTCAATCCCACTTAATGAGCTGTACCCACCACTCATTAACCTCTGGGAAGGTGACAGTGAGAAAGATAAAGATGGTTCTGCAGACACCAAGCCAACCCAGGTTGACACATCCAGAAGCTATTACATGTGGTAA